In Gossypium arboreum isolate Shixiya-1 chromosome 5, ASM2569848v2, whole genome shotgun sequence, a single genomic region encodes these proteins:
- the LOC108470790 gene encoding probable LRR receptor-like serine/threonine-protein kinase At3g47570 isoform X2 — MSNFHFLSSALMFFHCFMVTYAVTTRNLTTDQSVLLEFKHQINDPYGILIDNWTTSHSFCNWIGVTCGARHNRIVALDLPNMNLTGTIPPELGNLSFLASLNLSGNGFHGDLPGELGHLSRLKLVDLSFNFFTGKIPSSFGRLNQVSDLVLSNNNLTGAIPPEISNLLNMRTLDLASNKLYGPIPSSIYNISSLRKISLSLNSLSGKIPDDMCHHLSNLEALYLGTNELSGQIPATIDECRNLQGLLLDYNQLSGSIPRRIGNLTALTELYLGGNNLEGEIPWEIGNLLNLEIFFAVDMRLTGLIPTSIGNLTKLREIYLGPNFLEGEIPWEIGNIHSLEIFSAPNMSLNGEIPHSILNGSSLKAIYVMLNHLSGKLPDIRSDSNLEELHLWGNNLSGNIPESISNVSKLRNIALMANSFSGHIPNSLGNLKFLEELRLWKNNLTIETNSNGEWSFFASLLNCKYLKVLDLSVNPLKGVLPTSISNLSQTLQFFACGDCRIEGTIPMEIGSLNNAIILELTNNELIGSIPTTIGGLTNLQYLGLSGNKLQGSIPHDLCGLKGLYELSLDDNELDGPLPPCLGELTSMRKLHLSFNKLHSSIPFSLWSLKDILKVDLSSNYFNGSLPLEIGKLSVLQHLDLSMNSLSNDIPSTIGNLRDLQVLALSSNRFHGLIPTSISDLVSLESLDLSENNLSGVIPKSLEGLRHLKKFNVSLNRLEGEIPSGGPFANFTSQSFMKNYALCGSPRLQVSPCKSNSHRNSKKTLLHVLRYVLPIVASIIIVITLIFVCTPFKKKRKSTNSTTIEDSFPLKEWKRISYDQLSKATDGFSGGNMLGSGSFGTVYKGILFDETEVAIKVFNLQLEGAFRSFDVECEVMSKIIHRNLVKVITCCSSTTDFKALVLELMPNGSLDKWLYSNNHFLDILQRINIMIDVASALEYLHSGYSTPLIHCDLKPSNVLLDKDMIAHVGDFGIAKLLGEGDSMKQTMTLATIGYMAPEYGSAGIISVKSDVYSYGILLMETFTRKKPTDEIFAGEMSMKHWVKTSLD; from the exons ATGTCCAATTTCCATTTTCTTTCATCAGCATTAATGTTCTTCCACTGTTTCATGGTCACCTACGCCGTGACTACCAGAAACCTCACCACCGATCAATCTGTTCTTCTCGAATTTAAACACCAAATCAATGATCCTTATGGCATCCTAATCGACAACTGGACCACCAGCCACTCTTTCTGTAACTGGATCGGTGTCACTTGCGGTGCTAGGCATAACAGAATCGTAGCTTTGGATCTTCCCAACATGAATCTTACCGGAACTATCCCTCCAGAATTAGGGAACCTCTCGTTCTTAGCCTCTCTTAATTTGAGTGGCAATGGATTCCATGGCGATTTACCGGGAGAGTTGGGGCACCTGAGTCGTCTGAAACTCGTCGACTTAAGCTTCAATTTCTTTACCGGGAAAATTCCATCATCATTTGGAAGATTAAACCAGGTTTCAGACTTGGTTCTCAGCAATAACAATCTGACTGGAGCAATCCCTCCCGAGATAAGTAATCTTTTGAATATGAGAACACTTGACTTGGCATCGAACAAGCTTTATGGGCCTATACCTTCTTCCATTTACAACATTTCTTCATTGCGAAAGATTTCTTTATCCTTGAATAGTTTATCTGGTAAAATCCCAGATGATATGTGCCACCATCTTTCCAATTTGGAGGCACTTTACTTGGGCACAAACGAGTTGTCAGGTCAGATTCCAGCAACTATAGATGAATGCAGGAATCTTCAAGGATTATTATTAGATTACAATCAGTTGAGTGGCAGCATTCCCAGGAGAATCGGAAATCTAACTGCACTTACAGAGCTATATTTGGGTGGAAATAATTTAGAAG GTGAGATCCCTTGGGAAATTGGAAATCTGTTGAATTTGGAGATATTTTTCGCTGTAGATATGAGGCTTACTGGACTCATTCCCACGAGCATCGGCAATTTAACCAAACTCAGGGAGATATATTTAGGTCCTAATTTTTTAGAAG GTGAAATTCCATGGGAGATTGGGAATATTCATTCATTGGAGATATTTTCAGCACCAAATATGAGCTTAAATGGGGAGATTCCACATTCTATTCTCAATGGTTCTTCTTTGAAAGCCAtttatgtcatgctcaatcatttATCTG GTAAATTACCAGACATAAGGTCGGATTCAAATCTTGAGGAGCTTCACCTATGGGGCAACAATCTTAGTGGAAACATTCCTGAATCTATCTCCAATGTTTCTAAACTCAGAAACATCGCATTGATGGCAAACTCATTCTCTGGTCATATTCCAAATAGTCTTGGCAATCTAAAATTTCTCGAGGAGTTACGCCTTTGGAAGAACAACTTGACCATTGAAACTAATTCAAATGGTGAGTGGAGCTTCTTCGCTTCCTTGCTGAATTGCAAGTATCTAAAAGTGTTAGATTTATCGGTCAACCCATTGAAGGGAGTTCTTCCAACTTCCATCTCCAATCTCTCCCAAACGCTTCAATTTTTCGCATGCGGGGATTGCAGAATTGAAGGAACCATTCCCATGGAAATCGGTAGCTTGAACAATGCAATCATTTTGGAACTTACCAACAATGAACTTATTGGATCCATTCCAACAACGATAGGAGGGTTAACGAATCTCCAATACTTGGGTCTTAGTGGAAATAAGTTGCAAGGCTCCATCCCACATGATCTTTGCGGTTTAAAGGGATTgtatgaattatcattagatgaTAACGAGCTCGATGGACCTTTACCTCCATGTTTGGGCGAGTTGACTTCTATGAGAAAACTACACTTGTCCTTCAACAAGTTGCATTCATCAATACCTTTCAGTTTATGGAGCTTGAAAGATATCTTAAAAGTAGACTTGTCATCCAACTATTTCAACGGCTCCCTTCCACTTGAAATTGGAAAGTTGAGCGTACTACAACACTTGGACTTGTCAATGAATTCGTTATCAAATGATATCCCATCCACAATTGGAAATCTTCGCGATCTGCAAGTTCTAGCTCTTTCAAGTAATAGGTTCCACGGTCTTATCCCTACGTCAATCAGTGACTTGGTGAGTTTGGAAAGCTTGGATTTATCTGAAAACAACCTCTCTGGAGTCATTCCCAAATCTCTAGAAGGGCTTCGTCACCTCAAGAAATTTAATGTGTCTCTGAATAGATTGGAAGGGGAGATACCAAGTGGAGGGCCTTTTGCGAACTTCACAAGCCAATCATTCATGAAAAATTATGCACTGTGTGGTTCACCAAGATTACAAGTCTCACCATGCAAAAGTAACTCCCATCGAAATTCAAAGAAGACCCTTTTACATGTTTTGAGGTATGTTTTACCAATAGTTGCTTCAATCATCATAGTCATTACCTTAATATTTGTCTGCACACCATTTAAGAAGAAGAGGAAGAGTACGAACTCCACTACGATAGAAGATTCATTTCCTTTGAAGGAATGGAAAAGAATTTCGTATGATCAGTTATCGAAAGCGACCGATGGATTTAGCGGAGGAAACATGCTTGGTTCGGGAAGTTTCGGCACTGTATATAAAGGAATACTTTTTGATGAGACCGAAGTTgcaataaaagtttttaatttgcaATTAGAGGGAGCGTTTAGGAGTTTCGACGTCGAATGCGAAGTGATGAGTAAGATCATTCATCGTAATCTCGTCAAGGTCATTACTTGTTGTTCTAGTACTACTGATTTCAAAGCCCTAGTGCTTGAACTCATGCCAAATGGAAGCCTTGACAAATGGCTATACTCTAACAATCATTTCTTGGATATTCTACAAAGAATCAACATAATGATAGATGTTGCATCAGCATTAGAATACCTCCACTCGGGATATTCGACTCCTCTAATCCATTGCGACCTAAAACCAAGTAACGTCTTACTAGACAAAGACATGATTGCTCATGTGGGAGATTTTGGGATTGCCAAATTATTAGGAGAAGGAGATTCCATGAAGCAGACAATGACGCTTGCCACCATTGGCTATATGGCACCAG AGTATGGATCAGCAGGAATTATTTCCGTGAAAAGTGATGTCTATAGTTATGGTATTTTATTAATGGAAACTTTCACAAGAAAAAAGCCTACAGATGAAATTTTTGCTGGAGAAATGAGCATGAAGCATTGGGTGAAAACATCACTAG ATTAA
- the LOC108470790 gene encoding probable LRR receptor-like serine/threonine-protein kinase At3g47570 isoform X1, whose protein sequence is MSNFHFLSSALMFFHCFMVTYAVTTRNLTTDQSVLLEFKHQINDPYGILIDNWTTSHSFCNWIGVTCGARHNRIVALDLPNMNLTGTIPPELGNLSFLASLNLSGNGFHGDLPGELGHLSRLKLVDLSFNFFTGKIPSSFGRLNQVSDLVLSNNNLTGAIPPEISNLLNMRTLDLASNKLYGPIPSSIYNISSLRKISLSLNSLSGKIPDDMCHHLSNLEALYLGTNELSGQIPATIDECRNLQGLLLDYNQLSGSIPRRIGNLTALTELYLGGNNLEGEIPWEIGNLLNLEIFFAVDMRLTGLIPTSIGNLTKLREIYLGPNFLEGEIPWEIGNIHSLEIFSAPNMSLNGEIPHSILNGSSLKAIYVMLNHLSGKLPDIRSDSNLEELHLWGNNLSGNIPESISNVSKLRNIALMANSFSGHIPNSLGNLKFLEELRLWKNNLTIETNSNGEWSFFASLLNCKYLKVLDLSVNPLKGVLPTSISNLSQTLQFFACGDCRIEGTIPMEIGSLNNAIILELTNNELIGSIPTTIGGLTNLQYLGLSGNKLQGSIPHDLCGLKGLYELSLDDNELDGPLPPCLGELTSMRKLHLSFNKLHSSIPFSLWSLKDILKVDLSSNYFNGSLPLEIGKLSVLQHLDLSMNSLSNDIPSTIGNLRDLQVLALSSNRFHGLIPTSISDLVSLESLDLSENNLSGVIPKSLEGLRHLKKFNVSLNRLEGEIPSGGPFANFTSQSFMKNYALCGSPRLQVSPCKSNSHRNSKKTLLHVLRYVLPIVASIIIVITLIFVCTPFKKKRKSTNSTTIEDSFPLKEWKRISYDQLSKATDGFSGGNMLGSGSFGTVYKGILFDETEVAIKVFNLQLEGAFRSFDVECEVMSKIIHRNLVKVITCCSSTTDFKALVLELMPNGSLDKWLYSNNHFLDILQRINIMIDVASALEYLHSGYSTPLIHCDLKPSNVLLDKDMIAHVGDFGIAKLLGEGDSMKQTMTLATIGYMAPEYGSAGIISVKSDVYSYGILLMETFTRKKPTDEIFAGEMSMKHWVKTSLGNGIIGAGDSGLLEEDDKYFVVKANCISSIMKLALDCSAELPEDRTDMNNVLSILKNIKRKFINDIEDD, encoded by the exons ATGTCCAATTTCCATTTTCTTTCATCAGCATTAATGTTCTTCCACTGTTTCATGGTCACCTACGCCGTGACTACCAGAAACCTCACCACCGATCAATCTGTTCTTCTCGAATTTAAACACCAAATCAATGATCCTTATGGCATCCTAATCGACAACTGGACCACCAGCCACTCTTTCTGTAACTGGATCGGTGTCACTTGCGGTGCTAGGCATAACAGAATCGTAGCTTTGGATCTTCCCAACATGAATCTTACCGGAACTATCCCTCCAGAATTAGGGAACCTCTCGTTCTTAGCCTCTCTTAATTTGAGTGGCAATGGATTCCATGGCGATTTACCGGGAGAGTTGGGGCACCTGAGTCGTCTGAAACTCGTCGACTTAAGCTTCAATTTCTTTACCGGGAAAATTCCATCATCATTTGGAAGATTAAACCAGGTTTCAGACTTGGTTCTCAGCAATAACAATCTGACTGGAGCAATCCCTCCCGAGATAAGTAATCTTTTGAATATGAGAACACTTGACTTGGCATCGAACAAGCTTTATGGGCCTATACCTTCTTCCATTTACAACATTTCTTCATTGCGAAAGATTTCTTTATCCTTGAATAGTTTATCTGGTAAAATCCCAGATGATATGTGCCACCATCTTTCCAATTTGGAGGCACTTTACTTGGGCACAAACGAGTTGTCAGGTCAGATTCCAGCAACTATAGATGAATGCAGGAATCTTCAAGGATTATTATTAGATTACAATCAGTTGAGTGGCAGCATTCCCAGGAGAATCGGAAATCTAACTGCACTTACAGAGCTATATTTGGGTGGAAATAATTTAGAAG GTGAGATCCCTTGGGAAATTGGAAATCTGTTGAATTTGGAGATATTTTTCGCTGTAGATATGAGGCTTACTGGACTCATTCCCACGAGCATCGGCAATTTAACCAAACTCAGGGAGATATATTTAGGTCCTAATTTTTTAGAAG GTGAAATTCCATGGGAGATTGGGAATATTCATTCATTGGAGATATTTTCAGCACCAAATATGAGCTTAAATGGGGAGATTCCACATTCTATTCTCAATGGTTCTTCTTTGAAAGCCAtttatgtcatgctcaatcatttATCTG GTAAATTACCAGACATAAGGTCGGATTCAAATCTTGAGGAGCTTCACCTATGGGGCAACAATCTTAGTGGAAACATTCCTGAATCTATCTCCAATGTTTCTAAACTCAGAAACATCGCATTGATGGCAAACTCATTCTCTGGTCATATTCCAAATAGTCTTGGCAATCTAAAATTTCTCGAGGAGTTACGCCTTTGGAAGAACAACTTGACCATTGAAACTAATTCAAATGGTGAGTGGAGCTTCTTCGCTTCCTTGCTGAATTGCAAGTATCTAAAAGTGTTAGATTTATCGGTCAACCCATTGAAGGGAGTTCTTCCAACTTCCATCTCCAATCTCTCCCAAACGCTTCAATTTTTCGCATGCGGGGATTGCAGAATTGAAGGAACCATTCCCATGGAAATCGGTAGCTTGAACAATGCAATCATTTTGGAACTTACCAACAATGAACTTATTGGATCCATTCCAACAACGATAGGAGGGTTAACGAATCTCCAATACTTGGGTCTTAGTGGAAATAAGTTGCAAGGCTCCATCCCACATGATCTTTGCGGTTTAAAGGGATTgtatgaattatcattagatgaTAACGAGCTCGATGGACCTTTACCTCCATGTTTGGGCGAGTTGACTTCTATGAGAAAACTACACTTGTCCTTCAACAAGTTGCATTCATCAATACCTTTCAGTTTATGGAGCTTGAAAGATATCTTAAAAGTAGACTTGTCATCCAACTATTTCAACGGCTCCCTTCCACTTGAAATTGGAAAGTTGAGCGTACTACAACACTTGGACTTGTCAATGAATTCGTTATCAAATGATATCCCATCCACAATTGGAAATCTTCGCGATCTGCAAGTTCTAGCTCTTTCAAGTAATAGGTTCCACGGTCTTATCCCTACGTCAATCAGTGACTTGGTGAGTTTGGAAAGCTTGGATTTATCTGAAAACAACCTCTCTGGAGTCATTCCCAAATCTCTAGAAGGGCTTCGTCACCTCAAGAAATTTAATGTGTCTCTGAATAGATTGGAAGGGGAGATACCAAGTGGAGGGCCTTTTGCGAACTTCACAAGCCAATCATTCATGAAAAATTATGCACTGTGTGGTTCACCAAGATTACAAGTCTCACCATGCAAAAGTAACTCCCATCGAAATTCAAAGAAGACCCTTTTACATGTTTTGAGGTATGTTTTACCAATAGTTGCTTCAATCATCATAGTCATTACCTTAATATTTGTCTGCACACCATTTAAGAAGAAGAGGAAGAGTACGAACTCCACTACGATAGAAGATTCATTTCCTTTGAAGGAATGGAAAAGAATTTCGTATGATCAGTTATCGAAAGCGACCGATGGATTTAGCGGAGGAAACATGCTTGGTTCGGGAAGTTTCGGCACTGTATATAAAGGAATACTTTTTGATGAGACCGAAGTTgcaataaaagtttttaatttgcaATTAGAGGGAGCGTTTAGGAGTTTCGACGTCGAATGCGAAGTGATGAGTAAGATCATTCATCGTAATCTCGTCAAGGTCATTACTTGTTGTTCTAGTACTACTGATTTCAAAGCCCTAGTGCTTGAACTCATGCCAAATGGAAGCCTTGACAAATGGCTATACTCTAACAATCATTTCTTGGATATTCTACAAAGAATCAACATAATGATAGATGTTGCATCAGCATTAGAATACCTCCACTCGGGATATTCGACTCCTCTAATCCATTGCGACCTAAAACCAAGTAACGTCTTACTAGACAAAGACATGATTGCTCATGTGGGAGATTTTGGGATTGCCAAATTATTAGGAGAAGGAGATTCCATGAAGCAGACAATGACGCTTGCCACCATTGGCTATATGGCACCAG AGTATGGATCAGCAGGAATTATTTCCGTGAAAAGTGATGTCTATAGTTATGGTATTTTATTAATGGAAACTTTCACAAGAAAAAAGCCTACAGATGAAATTTTTGCTGGAGAAATGAGCATGAAGCATTGGGTGAAAACATCACTAGGTAATGGAATAATTGGGGCAGGAGATTCTGGTTTACTTGAAGAAGATGACAAATACTTTGTTGTTAAAGCAAATTGTATATCCTCAATTATGAAATTGGCTTTAGATTGTTCAGCTGAATTACCTGAAGATAGGACTGATATGAACAATGTTCTTTCCATACTCAAGAACATCAAAAGAAAATTTATAAATGACATAGAAGATGATTAA